The following coding sequences lie in one Bordetella genomosp. 9 genomic window:
- a CDS encoding GNAT family N-acetyltransferase produces MTRLNEYGQAIGDALPDWTPRARPPATPMQGRYCRIEPLDPARHAADLFDAYRQAPDDRLWTYLSTGPFHDAAAFDAFIEKAAASADPMHHAIVDLDSGRAIGTAALMRIDCANGVIEVGHVCYSPRLQRTPHATETQYLFMKRVFDELGYRRFEWKCDSLNEPSRKAALRYGFTFEGIFRQAIVYKGRTRDTAWFSMLDREWPALRPGYEAWLAPGNFDAQGRQRRTLAQCMGRGQGE; encoded by the coding sequence ATGACCCGCCTGAACGAATACGGGCAAGCCATCGGCGATGCCCTGCCTGACTGGACGCCACGCGCCAGGCCGCCGGCCACGCCCATGCAGGGGCGCTACTGCCGGATCGAACCGCTCGATCCGGCTCGCCATGCGGCCGATCTGTTCGACGCATACCGGCAGGCGCCGGACGACCGGCTCTGGACCTATCTTTCCACCGGCCCGTTCCACGATGCCGCCGCGTTCGACGCCTTCATCGAAAAGGCCGCCGCCAGCGCCGATCCCATGCACCATGCCATCGTCGATCTGGATTCGGGCAGGGCCATCGGGACGGCGGCCTTGATGCGCATCGATTGCGCCAACGGCGTCATCGAAGTGGGGCACGTCTGTTATTCGCCGCGCTTGCAGCGCACGCCGCACGCCACCGAGACGCAATACCTGTTCATGAAGCGCGTATTCGACGAACTGGGTTACCGCCGCTTCGAATGGAAGTGCGACAGCCTGAACGAGCCATCGCGCAAGGCGGCCCTGCGCTACGGCTTCACTTTCGAAGGGATCTTCAGGCAGGCCATCGTGTACAAGGGACGCACGCGGGATACCGCGTGGTTCTCCATGCTCGATCGCGAATGGCCGGCCCTGCGTCCCGGTTACGAGGCCTGGCTCGCGCCCGGCAATTTCGATGCGCAAGGCCGGCAGCGCCGCACGCTGGCGCAATGCATGGGGCGGGGCCAGGGCGAATGA
- a CDS encoding DUF72 domain-containing protein, with product MAEGRIRVGIGGWTYEPWRKTFYPEDLPHSRELEYASRQVTAIEINGTYYSTQKPASFARWRDETPDDFVFSLKASRYATNRRVLAEAGESVQRFIGSGVAELRDKLGPIVWQFAPTKAFDPEDFEAFLALLPGEADGRRLRHVMDVRHESFMDGRYLKLARKYKVATVFTDSDKFPSFADLTGDFVYARLMRSSAGNRAGYPPKGLQAWSERARVWAGGGEPDDLPRVEPVGARRAAKARDVFIYFIDGDKEKAPAAAQALLSRLAQ from the coding sequence ATGGCGGAAGGGCGCATACGCGTCGGGATCGGGGGCTGGACCTACGAACCCTGGCGCAAGACGTTTTATCCCGAGGATCTGCCGCACAGCCGCGAACTGGAATACGCCAGCCGGCAAGTGACGGCGATCGAAATCAACGGCACGTACTACAGCACCCAGAAGCCGGCATCGTTCGCCCGCTGGCGCGACGAAACGCCGGACGACTTCGTTTTCTCGCTCAAGGCGTCGCGCTATGCGACCAACCGGCGCGTATTGGCCGAAGCGGGCGAATCCGTGCAGCGCTTCATCGGCAGCGGCGTGGCGGAACTGCGCGACAAGCTGGGGCCCATCGTGTGGCAATTCGCGCCGACCAAGGCCTTCGACCCCGAGGATTTCGAGGCCTTTCTGGCGTTGCTGCCCGGGGAGGCGGATGGCCGCAGGCTGCGCCACGTCATGGACGTTCGCCACGAGAGCTTCATGGACGGGCGATACCTGAAGCTGGCGCGCAAATACAAGGTGGCGACGGTTTTCACCGATTCCGACAAGTTCCCGTCCTTCGCCGATCTGACGGGCGATTTCGTCTATGCCCGGCTGATGCGTTCCAGCGCCGGCAATCGCGCGGGCTATCCGCCCAAAGGCTTGCAGGCCTGGAGCGAGCGCGCCCGGGTCTGGGCGGGCGGCGGCGAGCCGGACGACCTGCCGCGGGTCGAGCCGGTTGGCGCGCGGCGCGCCGCGAAAGCGCGGGACGTGTTCATCTACTTCATCGATGGCGACAAGGAAAAGGCGCCCGCCGCGGCGCAGGCCTTGTTGAGCCGGCTGGCGCAGTGA
- a CDS encoding thioredoxin family protein, whose protein sequence is MEQIDLNDGTADRFLLDAPGLSLVVFHSRTCPNCRLARERLPDMALSVHRLCWVDAGDNGGLVQRYEVFHLPAMFLVRDGAFYGPVQASLQEWDIRQQIRLALDSYPAALP, encoded by the coding sequence ATGGAACAGATCGATTTGAACGACGGCACGGCGGACCGCTTCCTGCTGGATGCGCCCGGCCTGTCGCTGGTGGTATTTCACAGCCGCACCTGCCCCAATTGCCGCCTGGCGCGGGAACGCCTGCCGGACATGGCGCTGTCCGTGCACCGGCTTTGCTGGGTGGATGCGGGCGACAATGGCGGCCTGGTGCAACGCTATGAGGTGTTTCACCTGCCGGCCATGTTCCTCGTTCGCGACGGGGCCTTCTACGGTCCCGTCCAGGCATCCCTGCAGGAATGGGATATCCGCCAGCAGATCCGCCTGGCGCTCGATAGCTATCCCGCCGCTCTGCCCTGA
- a CDS encoding tripartite tricarboxylate transporter substrate binding protein, which translates to MRYRFAGVLSLFALCACLAAQAQTATPERYPNAPVRLIVPFAPGGFTDVVARLLAEKLGARLGQPVVVENRVGAGSTIGADYVAKSAPDGYTLALVSTTHVIGPWLYKKLPYDAIGSFTPIIKLVDSPYVLVVNPSLPAKTVGELIALAKARPGRLDYASSGNGSSQHLAAALFATMAGIKINHVPYRGSGQALNDIIGGQVSMGFLGVTAALPQIAAGRLRPLGVTTRQRSPDLPGVPTLDEAGVQGYEATIWLGLLAPAGTPKPVIDTLHDATAAVMQDPEARKALAAAGLTLSLSSENEFAELLKSESAKWGKVVQQTGATVN; encoded by the coding sequence ATGCGATACCGTTTTGCAGGTGTGCTGTCGCTGTTCGCGCTTTGCGCGTGCCTGGCCGCCCAGGCGCAAACCGCAACGCCGGAGCGCTATCCCAATGCGCCTGTGCGGCTTATCGTGCCATTCGCCCCCGGCGGCTTCACAGACGTCGTCGCGCGTCTGCTGGCGGAGAAACTCGGCGCACGCCTGGGCCAGCCGGTGGTCGTGGAAAACCGCGTTGGGGCGGGGTCGACGATCGGCGCGGACTACGTAGCCAAGTCGGCGCCCGATGGCTACACCCTGGCGCTGGTGTCCACCACGCATGTGATCGGTCCCTGGCTGTACAAGAAGCTGCCGTACGACGCCATCGGCAGCTTCACGCCGATCATCAAGCTGGTGGACAGCCCTTATGTGCTGGTCGTGAATCCGTCCTTGCCAGCCAAAACCGTCGGCGAACTCATTGCCCTGGCCAAGGCCAGGCCCGGCCGTTTGGACTATGCCTCGTCGGGCAACGGCAGCAGCCAGCATCTGGCCGCCGCGCTTTTCGCGACGATGGCCGGCATCAAAATCAACCACGTCCCGTATCGCGGCAGCGGCCAGGCGCTGAACGACATCATCGGCGGCCAGGTGTCGATGGGGTTTCTGGGCGTGACGGCGGCGCTGCCGCAGATCGCCGCGGGCCGGCTGCGCCCGCTGGGCGTGACCACGCGGCAGCGTTCGCCGGATCTGCCCGGCGTCCCGACCCTGGACGAGGCGGGCGTGCAGGGCTACGAAGCCACCATCTGGCTCGGCTTGCTGGCGCCGGCGGGCACGCCCAAGCCGGTGATCGACACGCTGCACGATGCGACCGCCGCGGTCATGCAGGACCCGGAGGCGCGCAAGGCCCTGGCAGCCGCCGGCCTGACGTTGAGCCTGAGCAGTGAAAACGAATTTGCGGAGCTGCTCAAATCCGAATCCGCGAAGTGGGGCAAAGTCGTTCAACAGACTGGCGCCACGGTGAATTGA
- a CDS encoding alpha/beta hydrolase yields the protein MTQAEQPLQQDSALSGTGAVTWQGGQEHWVRRDPGVTLFLWHKPAAPGVPHAGTVLFVHGSSMASQPTFDLHVPGRPDSSVMDWFAARGFDTWCMDNEGYGRSSKHRPINSDIDNGAQDLAAGSAYILERASDDRLMIYGISSGALKAALFAQRHPERVARVALDAFVWTGEGSPTLAQRKQRLPEFLARNRRPIDRAFVESIFSRDHPGCADEATVAAFADAILSLDSSMPTGTYVDMCSKLPLIDPDRLTVPALVMRGEYDGIASLDDLLAFFRRLPNSFKQFTVMQGISHASFQQKNYKMVYHILHAFFTQPEPVYR from the coding sequence ATGACGCAGGCAGAACAGCCGTTGCAGCAGGACAGCGCCTTATCCGGCACGGGCGCCGTAACGTGGCAGGGAGGCCAGGAACACTGGGTCCGGCGCGATCCCGGCGTCACGCTGTTCCTTTGGCACAAGCCGGCGGCGCCCGGCGTGCCGCATGCGGGTACGGTGCTCTTCGTGCATGGCTCGTCCATGGCGTCCCAGCCCACCTTCGACCTGCACGTGCCGGGGCGGCCGGACTCTTCGGTCATGGACTGGTTCGCCGCGCGCGGGTTCGATACCTGGTGCATGGATAACGAGGGCTACGGCCGTTCCAGCAAGCATCGGCCCATCAATTCCGATATCGACAACGGCGCGCAGGATCTGGCAGCCGGCAGCGCTTACATCCTTGAACGCGCCAGTGATGACCGGCTGATGATCTACGGGATTTCCTCGGGAGCACTGAAGGCCGCGCTGTTCGCGCAACGGCATCCGGAACGGGTGGCCCGCGTCGCGCTGGATGCCTTCGTTTGGACCGGCGAAGGCAGCCCCACGCTGGCTCAGCGCAAGCAAAGGCTGCCGGAATTCCTGGCCAGGAATCGCCGCCCGATCGACCGGGCCTTCGTCGAAAGCATCTTCTCGCGCGACCACCCGGGCTGCGCCGATGAAGCCACCGTCGCGGCTTTCGCCGATGCCATTCTTTCCCTGGACAGCTCCATGCCGACCGGCACGTATGTCGACATGTGCAGCAAGCTGCCCTTGATCGACCCGGACAGACTGACCGTGCCGGCCCTGGTCATGCGCGGCGAATACGACGGGATCGCGTCGCTGGACGATCTACTGGCATTTTTCCGGCGGTTGCCCAACAGCTTCAAGCAGTTCACCGTTATGCAAGGCATCTCGCACGCCAGTTTCCAGCAGAAAAACTACAAGATGGTCTACCACATCCTGCATGCCTTCTTCACGCAGCCGGAGCCGGTCTATCGCTGA
- a CDS encoding LysR family transcriptional regulator codes for MLDLNEFLTFSAVAEEKSFSRAAEKLGISKALASKHVADLEHALGVRLLHRTTRKIGLTTAGALFHERCRQLIAHAEEARHEIEQFRSAPGGLIRVSSAMAFGRRHLVPAISRFLARYPDVSIDLDLTQSFPDLVTAGADVVIRQADEPLLVALVARRLAPVRWVACASPGYLARHAAPSTPAELAGHNCLVYYVNSRGEWTFTDAACRVHTVRPRGNFKANSADAVLHAALGDLGIGVVPTFAAGDALRSGALVQVLAGYRLPERGLYAAYLPNPTMAHSTRLFVGFLSECFGETPYWDRDLP; via the coding sequence ATGCTCGACCTGAACGAGTTTCTGACCTTCTCGGCGGTGGCGGAGGAAAAAAGCTTTTCCCGCGCCGCCGAAAAGCTGGGCATATCCAAAGCGTTGGCGAGCAAGCACGTTGCCGACTTGGAGCACGCGCTGGGTGTCCGTTTGTTGCATCGCACCACGCGCAAGATCGGGCTGACCACCGCCGGGGCGCTGTTCCATGAGCGCTGCCGGCAACTCATCGCCCACGCGGAGGAAGCCCGTCACGAAATCGAACAGTTCCGCAGCGCGCCGGGCGGCCTGATCCGGGTCAGTTCCGCCATGGCGTTCGGCCGCCGCCACCTGGTGCCGGCAATATCCCGGTTCCTGGCCCGCTATCCGGATGTCTCGATCGACCTTGACCTGACCCAGTCCTTTCCCGACCTGGTGACCGCGGGGGCGGATGTGGTCATCCGCCAGGCCGACGAGCCGCTGCTGGTGGCCCTGGTGGCCCGGCGCCTGGCGCCGGTGCGCTGGGTGGCGTGCGCCAGTCCCGGGTACCTGGCGCGCCATGCGGCGCCCAGCACGCCGGCCGAACTGGCCGGGCACAATTGCCTGGTGTATTACGTCAACAGCAGGGGGGAGTGGACCTTCACCGATGCCGCCTGCCGCGTCCATACGGTGCGGCCGCGCGGCAACTTCAAGGCCAACAGCGCCGACGCCGTGCTGCATGCAGCCCTGGGCGACCTGGGTATCGGCGTGGTGCCGACCTTTGCCGCGGGCGACGCGCTGCGCAGCGGCGCGCTGGTCCAGGTACTGGCGGGATACCGGCTGCCCGAACGCGGGCTGTACGCCGCCTACCTGCCCAACCCCACGATGGCGCACAGCACCCGGCTTTTCGTGGGTTTCCTCAGCGAATGCTTCGGCGAAACGCCGTATTGGGATCGCGATCTGCCCTGA
- a CDS encoding MFS transporter, producing MSAVQSDIPARLDRLPWSSWHTRVVTALGVAWVLDGLEVTLVGSLGSVLERPDTLGLDAAQVGWSGSLYIAGAVAGALIFGRLADRLGRKRLFLMTLAIYMAATLVTALSTDFIFFAVCRFATGLGIGGEYAAINSAIDELVPARVRGRVSLAINGSFWVGAALGAALSLVLLDARVLGPENGWRAGFALGAVLALAILLVRRHVPESPRWLLSHGRADEADRIIEAIETEVAARHGRLAPVSDFVTFGRRAAPTLREVADVLTRRYRRRSVVALAMMISQAFFYNAIFFTYSLVLTRFMGVSESGVALYIFPFALGNVLGPLILGPLFDRVGRRRMIAATYVSAGATLALTGWAFMAGLLDARSQALCWSAVFFLASAAASSAYLTVSEVFPLETRALAISAFYAVGTGAGGFAGPALFGLLIESGSRQAVAAGYALAAALVIVAGLLALRYGVDAERKSLEAIAAPLGGEAPPSSGTQGARAEL from the coding sequence ATGAGCGCCGTGCAAAGCGACATCCCAGCCCGTCTCGACCGCTTGCCGTGGTCGTCATGGCACACCCGTGTGGTGACTGCCCTCGGCGTGGCGTGGGTGCTGGACGGCCTGGAGGTAACCCTGGTCGGGTCGCTGGGCAGCGTGCTGGAACGGCCCGATACGCTGGGGCTGGATGCCGCGCAAGTGGGCTGGTCGGGTTCCCTTTATATCGCGGGCGCCGTGGCGGGCGCGCTGATATTCGGGCGCTTGGCCGACCGGCTCGGACGCAAGCGCCTGTTTCTGATGACGCTGGCGATCTACATGGCCGCGACGCTGGTGACGGCCCTATCGACGGATTTCATCTTCTTCGCCGTCTGCCGCTTTGCCACAGGACTGGGCATTGGCGGCGAGTATGCCGCGATCAATTCCGCCATAGACGAACTGGTGCCGGCGCGGGTGCGCGGCCGGGTCAGCCTGGCCATCAACGGCAGTTTCTGGGTGGGCGCCGCCCTGGGCGCCGCGCTCTCCCTGGTTCTGCTGGATGCGCGCGTGCTGGGCCCGGAAAACGGCTGGCGCGCCGGCTTCGCGTTGGGCGCCGTGCTGGCCCTGGCCATACTGCTCGTGCGGCGCCATGTCCCGGAGAGCCCCCGCTGGCTGCTTTCGCACGGACGCGCCGACGAGGCCGACCGCATTATCGAAGCGATCGAAACAGAGGTGGCCGCCCGCCACGGTCGGCTGGCGCCGGTGTCGGATTTCGTCACCTTCGGCCGGCGCGCGGCGCCCACGCTGCGGGAAGTGGCCGACGTGCTCACGCGCCGGTACCGCCGGCGCAGCGTCGTCGCGCTGGCGATGATGATTTCGCAGGCGTTCTTCTACAACGCCATCTTCTTCACCTACTCGCTGGTGCTGACCCGCTTCATGGGCGTGTCGGAAAGCGGCGTCGCCTTGTACATCTTCCCGTTCGCGCTGGGCAATGTGCTCGGTCCGCTCATATTGGGACCGCTGTTCGATCGCGTGGGCCGGCGCCGCATGATTGCCGCGACCTATGTGTCGGCCGGCGCGACGCTGGCGCTGACCGGCTGGGCATTCATGGCGGGCCTGCTGGACGCCCGCAGTCAGGCCCTATGCTGGTCGGCGGTGTTTTTCCTTGCGTCGGCGGCGGCCAGTTCGGCGTACCTGACCGTGAGCGAGGTCTTTCCCCTGGAAACCCGCGCTCTGGCGATTTCGGCCTTCTATGCGGTGGGCACCGGCGCCGGCGGATTCGCCGGCCCGGCGCTGTTCGGCCTGCTCATCGAAAGCGGCAGCCGGCAAGCCGTGGCCGCGGGCTACGCGCTCGCGGCGGCGCTGGTCATCGTCGCCGGACTGCTGGCCTTGCGCTACGGGGTCGACGCGGAACGCAAGTCGCTGGAAGCCATCGCCGCGCCACTGGGCGGCGAAGCGCCGCCTTCAAGCGGGACGCAAGGCGCACGGGCTGAACTATGA
- a CDS encoding I78 family peptidase inhibitor: MIRKLIPVILLAGLAACTTTGRQAANSPDAESPTAGTTPDSGSYGGSAYNTPFAGGRQMCDAQPVQNLIGTRLTGSVENEIKQKSSSRKTRILKPGEVMTMEYDPERINLILDQQGALTALRCG, from the coding sequence ATGATCCGTAAGCTCATCCCTGTCATCCTCCTTGCCGGTCTGGCCGCTTGCACGACCACCGGCCGACAGGCCGCCAATTCGCCCGACGCCGAAAGCCCGACCGCGGGCACGACGCCCGACTCGGGTTCTTATGGCGGCTCCGCCTACAACACGCCTTTTGCCGGCGGCAGACAGATGTGCGATGCGCAGCCCGTCCAGAACCTGATCGGCACGCGGCTGACCGGCTCGGTCGAAAACGAGATCAAGCAGAAATCGTCGTCCCGGAAAACCCGGATCCTGAAGCCGGGCGAGGTCATGACGATGGAGTACGACCCCGAACGCATCAACCTGATCCTGGACCAGCAAGGCGCGCTGACCGCGCTGCGTTGCGGCTGA
- a CDS encoding aldo/keto reductase, protein MSTRRTVAFPDGSTVPALGQGTWFMGESAHRAAAEIRALQAGIDAGLTLIDTAEMYANGGAEEIVGRAIQGRRDAVFLVSKVLPGNASRRGVPRACEASLRRLGVDRIDLYLLHWRGPHPLAETVEAMERLVQEGKIARWGVSNLDTDDMEELTAVPQGQRCQTDQVLYNLGRRGIEHDLLPWCRARNIPVMAYSPIEQGRLLLDPALRRIGGRHGVTAAAIALAWVLREPNVIAIPKTGSLEHLKQNQASLEVRLTEQDIAELDDAFPPPRRKRPLEML, encoded by the coding sequence ATGAGCACACGCCGCACCGTCGCGTTTCCCGATGGATCCACGGTGCCCGCCCTTGGACAGGGCACCTGGTTCATGGGTGAATCGGCGCACCGCGCCGCCGCGGAAATCCGCGCCCTGCAGGCCGGCATCGACGCCGGGCTGACGCTGATCGATACGGCCGAGATGTACGCCAACGGCGGGGCCGAAGAAATCGTCGGCCGCGCCATCCAGGGCCGGCGCGATGCGGTCTTTCTGGTGAGCAAGGTACTGCCGGGCAATGCGTCCCGGCGCGGGGTGCCGCGCGCCTGCGAAGCCAGCCTGCGGCGGCTTGGCGTGGACCGCATCGACTTATACCTGTTGCACTGGCGCGGCCCGCATCCGCTGGCGGAAACCGTCGAAGCCATGGAGCGGCTCGTCCAGGAAGGCAAGATCGCCCGCTGGGGCGTCAGCAATCTGGACACGGACGATATGGAGGAACTGACCGCCGTGCCGCAGGGGCAGCGCTGCCAGACCGACCAGGTGCTGTACAACCTTGGCCGCCGCGGCATCGAGCACGATCTTCTGCCCTGGTGCCGCGCCCGCAACATCCCCGTCATGGCCTATTCGCCGATCGAGCAGGGACGTCTGCTGCTCGATCCGGCCTTGCGGCGTATCGGCGGACGGCATGGGGTGACGGCGGCCGCCATCGCGCTGGCGTGGGTGCTGCGCGAACCCAACGTCATCGCGATCCCTAAGACGGGATCCCTGGAACACCTGAAACAGAACCAGGCGTCCCTGGAGGTCAGGCTGACGGAGCAGGACATCGCCGAACTGGACGACGCCTTTCCACCCCCGCGCCGCAAGCGGCCGCTGGAAATGCTTTGA
- the yddG gene encoding aromatic amino acid exporter YddG yields MRAMTGTGVDNAGAGRATGIGVVAILLWAALALLTVRAGGVPPFQLLALSFGVAFIGGVCVLLPRGRAALAEMRQPAGAWLLSFGGIFSYHALYFFALSHAPAAQASLIAYLWPLFIVLFSALAPGERLQARHLAGAVLGLAGTALIALERDGGAGSAWPLAGIAAAFGCALIWSGYSVLNRRYASAPSSMMVGVCGLVAVAGAVCHGLLETTAPVSGGQWAAIVLLGLGPTGLAFLAWDYATKHGHLALLGPLSYLAPLLSTVLLVVTGATPARLTLLLAALLIIAGSAVATFAGRRR; encoded by the coding sequence ATGCGGGCGATGACCGGGACGGGCGTCGATAACGCCGGTGCGGGGCGAGCTACTGGGATAGGCGTGGTCGCCATTCTTTTGTGGGCGGCGCTGGCGCTGCTGACCGTGCGGGCCGGCGGCGTGCCGCCGTTTCAACTCCTGGCCCTGAGTTTCGGCGTGGCCTTCATAGGCGGAGTGTGCGTGCTGCTGCCGCGCGGCCGGGCCGCGCTGGCGGAGATGCGCCAGCCGGCCGGTGCCTGGCTGCTGAGTTTCGGCGGCATTTTCAGCTACCACGCGCTGTACTTTTTCGCGTTGTCGCACGCCCCCGCCGCGCAGGCGAGCCTGATCGCCTACCTCTGGCCGCTGTTCATCGTCCTATTCTCGGCGCTCGCGCCCGGCGAACGCCTGCAGGCCCGCCATCTTGCGGGCGCGGTGCTGGGTCTGGCCGGGACCGCGCTCATCGCGCTGGAGCGAGACGGCGGCGCCGGCTCGGCATGGCCTCTGGCCGGTATCGCCGCGGCGTTCGGGTGCGCTCTGATCTGGTCGGGGTATTCGGTCCTGAACCGCCGCTACGCCAGCGCCCCGAGCAGCATGATGGTCGGCGTGTGCGGCCTGGTGGCGGTGGCGGGTGCCGTGTGCCATGGATTGCTGGAAACGACGGCGCCCGTCAGCGGGGGCCAATGGGCCGCGATCGTACTGCTCGGGCTTGGCCCCACGGGGCTGGCGTTCCTGGCGTGGGATTACGCGACCAAGCACGGGCATCTGGCTTTGCTCGGCCCCTTGTCGTACCTGGCGCCCTTGCTGTCCACCGTTCTGCTGGTGGTCACCGGCGCCACGCCGGCCCGGCTCACGCTGCTATTGGCGGCGCTTTTGATCATCGCGGGCTCGGCCGTCGCGACGTTCGCCGGACGCCGGCGCTGA
- a CDS encoding helix-turn-helix domain-containing protein translates to MTGRQLSIRQYQEEVRLHRHDFHQIVLPRAGVLHLDIEGRGGMVAQGRGAFIAAGCDHAFRAHGRNAFVVLDVGNAHGDPPDVDRPPFFTFTPALQHLLDYLEALPMQNDVPASLHGPWSALMLQALGANGKPADDPGARVIERALGMMRRHLDRDLSVADIARGAGASTARIYQLFRDRIGKTPHEALVDMRLDAAQRLLASTTLPIAEVARRTGHADQSTLTRRLRRSRGVTPGAYRRAAK, encoded by the coding sequence ATGACGGGACGGCAGCTCAGCATCAGACAATACCAGGAAGAGGTGCGTCTGCACCGGCACGATTTTCATCAGATCGTGCTGCCGCGCGCCGGCGTGCTGCATCTGGACATCGAAGGCCGGGGCGGGATGGTGGCGCAAGGCCGGGGCGCGTTCATTGCGGCGGGCTGCGACCATGCGTTCCGGGCGCACGGCCGCAACGCCTTTGTCGTGCTGGACGTGGGCAACGCGCACGGCGATCCGCCGGATGTGGATCGCCCGCCTTTCTTCACCTTTACGCCGGCGCTGCAGCACCTGCTCGATTATCTCGAGGCCCTGCCCATGCAGAACGATGTCCCGGCTTCGCTTCACGGGCCCTGGTCGGCGTTGATGCTGCAGGCGCTTGGCGCGAACGGAAAACCTGCCGATGATCCAGGCGCGCGGGTCATCGAACGGGCGCTTGGAATGATGCGTCGCCATCTGGACCGCGACCTCTCGGTCGCCGACATCGCGCGTGGCGCGGGCGCAAGCACCGCCAGGATCTACCAGTTGTTCCGCGACCGCATCGGCAAAACGCCCCACGAGGCGCTCGTCGATATGCGGCTGGATGCCGCGCAGCGCCTGCTCGCCTCCACGACCCTGCCCATCGCCGAAGTCGCGCGGCGTACCGGGCATGCGGACCAGAGCACCCTGACGCGACGGTTGCGCCGGTCGCGCGGTGTCACGCCCGGGGCATACCGCCGCGCCGCGAAATAG